The region TACTTGTGCCATCCGGCCCGAACCGCAGACCCTCCCGATGTTATCGGGATGCTCTAACCAGCTGAGCTAGTGGCCCATGAAGCTATTCTATTTACTTGTGCCATCCGGCCCGAACCGCAGACCCTCCCGATGTTATCGGGATGCTCTAACCAGCTGAGCTAGTGGCCCTTAACGTTAACCATTTTACGATGAAAGAAGGATAAAAATCAACTTTATATCTAAACGGAGAAGCGGATATACTCCCGGCTGTTGTCTGACGGGCCGTTTTCTAAGTCCCCCTGGGCTGCTTTGCCCGCTACCTTTAGCCACAAATTACGTCCGGCGCTATTGTGCTTGTTAAACTGGATGTTCCATGGAAAAAACATTCAAACATTTTAATACCTGAATTCTAACCTCGACAATAGCTATATCGGCTTAAAATTATGTTGCATTAAACCTTATAATGGAAAAGGCCATACTAGTGGAGTAAGAAGATGACTATACACCTGAAAAATCAACTCAAGAAACACTTGCCGGATAGGCTGAGGGTTGTCCTGAAGCCGCTGTTCGGCATTTTTTACGGAGCCTTGCGCACGGTAGATAAAATATGGGATAAAATAGCTAACCGCATCGTCTATGATAAGCAAACGGCCGCAGAAATAACCGAGTATTTCCGGCTGGACAGGAAACAGGCCGGGCTTATGCTCAAGTCAGGTGTCACGGCCAACGCGCTTTTATGGCAGGCATTATCTCCGGATACGGAAGAGGCCACCAGGAATTTTTATAAAACTACGCCGTTTTACGTTTTTGACCTGGCTTACTGGCACATGGAAAAGAGGCAGCAAAAATTCAGGGACAAGGTGGTTAGCGCGGCCTCCGGCGAGGTGCTGGAATACGGGGGTGGTATTGGTGATTTATGTATCCAGCTGGCGGAAAAAGGCCTGGATGTAACCTATGGTGATTTAGCCGGGGTCACTTTTGATTTTGCCGGATGGCGGTTCAAGAAAAGAGGGCTTGATATAAAAGTAATGGACCTGGAAAATGCAAAACTCCGGGGCCCGTATGACACGATTATCTGTATTGACGTCATCGAGCACTTGTCTCAACCGGAAGTGGTACTGGAGGAAATA is a window of Dehalococcoidales bacterium DNA encoding:
- a CDS encoding class I SAM-dependent methyltransferase, whose translation is MTIHLKNQLKKHLPDRLRVVLKPLFGIFYGALRTVDKIWDKIANRIVYDKQTAAEITEYFRLDRKQAGLMLKSGVTANALLWQALSPDTEEATRNFYKTTPFYVFDLAYWHMEKRQQKFRDKVVSAASGEVLEYGGGIGDLCIQLAEKGLDVTYGDLAGVTFDFAGWRFKKRGLDIKVMDLENAKLRGPYDTIICIDVIEHLSQPEVVLEEIAASLKPQGKLIITLWFDLDDAATHPMHFKLHSDVEQLMQSLGLQKTDNRWLWVKAAEDGVSAGTPLNKIPSTRG